The DNA region tatttttgctgcacattttgacaatctttaataaaaataccgctgaaagaagtgcaattgaaatcgatgaaagggaaaattacttcattcacacattatcattttttcctcgtaaaaattcacagggaCGAAAACAgttttcctacggagatttatgaTGGGGAATGTTGAAATcctttctccattcggaagtcactcgcACAATTTGTTAACGTAATCATCCGGGCTTAATTATGGctaatgcaatgcaaaatccccgtagactttctattcttagccgtgtattgaaacctgacaagggggcgtttcaaaagggaaatctttttcatactattgaataaacatcgtctgaatcaaaaggtatttataaatatcgaataaattaagaaaatttgcGGCAAAAATATATCGGGAGAGACTATAGTTTTTACAACTACGGGAAGTATCATGGCTTTTGGCACAATGTCAAGGTATTTGTTAAATTTGTATACGCGCTTAACGAGGTTTGCTTAAAGACAATGTTAATAACATTACAcaggtttttttaacaaacgaACTTTGCTGTTTTTAACgcacttcagtactttgattttttaatgcattcgATTAATGAATAACTTTACTGCTTtcaaatgttttcttaaaaGTATGAGAGTAAAGAATACCAACACATAATAGGATGTTATTTAATAAGATAACTGTGAAATTAACTGCAAGCATGGTgcataatatattataacattgtAACTCTATAACCTTAAAAATTTAATGAAGTCTTAAATCATCATTCTTATTGTTTTATGTCTTTTACAATACCCGGATGaacagtttaaaaattatttatgaccAAAACGAAACACCGATATATCGAGGAAGAATTGCAgcacaaaaattatttaacctAACCATTCTTAGTACATAAGGAAACAAAGGGACATGCGTGGGCTGTTCCAACATACCAAATGGTCAGTGAAGCATACTGTACACGACATCCGCAGTGTGCAGTATCCAAGATATTCGACTTTTAAATTACTTGAATTTTTACTGTGCTTAGCCGATCACTgttaaaattaaacttaaaatcaCTGAACTTGTTAAGAAAACTGGCGAATTTAGTTTTTCATGTCCGTAGCAAATACATACTGCCACCAGTTCTACGTCACTAGCAAACAGTGCACACATCCTTAAAAAGAGTTTACACGAGTGCGATCAAAATTCCGTcattagaaaaaagaaaagaaaacacacTCATGcacaattaaaaattaaagagaTTGTGTAATAactaacgaacaataatcattgAAGTactataatttttgtaattatataatCAATATTCATTAGTGAAAATTTGTCAACCGAGAAATGACCTGAGGAGGCAGATGGCGTAGGAATATAAATCCTTCTTAATTATATTTCTTCggtgattttaaaaattcttacgttaattttgttttctttcacgtatgaaatatacattaatatcCTAAACATTTGTTATAATGTTGTATCTGCTGATGATGAATGGAACTATATTTTTCAGCGCAATTGTGTAAAGAGTACCTGACTTTAGTAATATATCTTGAATAGATATAGTAAGCACTGATCGAATACATTAacaattacgcactttgaatttttttgtcaaaGTGCATTATATTTGGGCAGGTCATTTTTTTCAGTGCGTTGATTTGATCGATATAaacgttttgaaataaaatgtgcaGGGTCCGGTCGATATTAGGAATTAGAACTTCAAATATGATGGATAGTTGTTTTGACCTAGTTTAGCTCAGGTGGACATTGGTTCAATCGAAATTGGGGAGAACTTCAAATATGATGAATAGTTGTTATGACCTAATTTTGCTCAGTTAAACATTGGACAGAGAAATAAGATTTGTAGCTATCCTGAATAGCAATTTTGCAAAGAAATCTTTtgttacaaaaaatacaaacgATCAAGCACTGCATGAGTGGAGAGGATCGCATGTATTTACCGTGCTTAAAATTTGCAACGATGGACTTGACTGTACATCCTAAATCATCTCCACAAGTCATGGGTTGGGTTTCTGATCTGTAACTGTCCTCCATTGTGGGGAgcggagtggaccgaaaacaCTTGACTGGCAAAGACGATCCTAAactaatttgtacaaaatattgatGGTACATGCGTATCCTGTAAACTACAGAATTAAACGTCAATCTCGTTACAACAAAGTCacttattcattcatttatttaatgtttgagatgaaaaactttgaattaattttaGAGTATGACAAAAAATGAATACCATAATTTGAATGTAGATGCGCGTTAAAACTAAATTGTTGTTTGCAcaagttataaaaaaattacagatttAAATTACTATGACTTTGGGCAGGAGTccttttgaatttctttttgatATACAAAACGCGTGTATCTGCACTCGAGTTTATTTCAAAGTGTTTagcattaaattattatttattcagTAGTTTTAGCACAGATACGCCACAAAATAATGTCTTTTAATTTTCACTTTGTTTGGCAATTATAAAATATGGAAAGCTAGACTATTACTTACAGAAATACAAATATGGGGCAAATATGGGGCAGATTTTGATGATGAAGCACCTACATAAGcatctttcttttttgtgtgaAATTAAGATATCCTTTGGAATGTTGGCAAGTTTCATGTGAGATACGTAGTTTTGTATACAGTAATCAATCTAGACATGTTGTTTTGATCAAACAAATATATGATCAATGGGATATATCAACATTGCCGTGTTTGGGATATGATATTTGGTTTGAAAACAAAAGAgaagacttttttttcatttgcaaaaCTGAAATTGtaatcccggggggggggggggtctaaaaTAGATGGGCGTCCGCCCTGAAAGATTAACTTTTAACTTGTAAGTTTTGTATGAAGTATTTTTAAGGCTTTTGTAAATGTGGGACGGCGGTAAAGTCCTACAGAAACTGTATGTGAAAAGTTAACCCCTACcacagaagaagatttttaatcttCCATTTGATCACTTTGTGGTGGATAATACTTGAAGAGTGTATTACgaaaatacataaattaaaagattataGTTTCAAATACTAATATCAttctttgtataaaattctattAATTTCTTCGTCGGAATCGATAAATTGAGGAAAAAGATCAACACCAGGAAAGGTGAAAACTGATTGTTCACTGGAATGTTTGGTATGATAAGGCGCCTGCTAGTATAGTACGTGTATTTCAAGTACTAGTATTTCCTGTTGAACAAAGGGTATATCTCTACTTTATTATTCTGATAAAAAGTATTGTTCTGTGAAGTATGGATGAGATAACGTCAGTACTAATACTACTTGTTTTGGCATTCAAATATGGGAATGAGCTATCGCTTATAAATACCAAATGTCCAAGTCTGTGTGTGTGTAATGGAGACATGGCAAACTGCAGTGGCCATGGTTCTTATCTACGATATATACCACCATTGCCAGAAAATACTACAAGCCTTGTTTTCACgcataattctttaaaatcattacGTTGGAGAGAGGATGTATTTAAGAATATATCCGGTCTACATTTGACGAAACTTGATTTGAAAAGTAATCGAATTAATAGCATCAATAGACTGGCTTTCCGAATGCTTCCACATTTACAGTACCTAGACCTAAGTGAGAACAAGGGACTTCATTCGGTCACAAAATCTTTTCTAGGATTGGAAAATAACACATTAAGAGAAATTCGCTTAACCAACATGGACTTGGAAGCTTTATCTATAGATTTTTTCAAGTACCTTAGTAACACGTCGCTAGAAGGAGTTTTCttcgataataataaaataactgGCAACATCGGTGATGTTATGTCCCCATTATCTTCTCATTTAAGAGAAATTTCATTCAAGAGCAACcaaatttcaaatatatcattgagCGTGGTGATGCCAAAAATGGAGGTTTAAATTTTGAGCAAAAACAAACTATTGTCCATTCCGAACTTTTGTGATTCCCATACTAAGCGACCAATTTGTCCTAATCTAAAGGTACTGGATCTTAGCGACAATCTCATCACTGTTGTCAAAGGAGGCAAATTTTTCAGTGAATGCTTACCAAGGATACAAAACCTGTCTTTGGGGTTAAACAAGATTAGAACATTTAGCAGAAACTTTATAAGCCAACTACCTTTCCTCGTATTTTTATCCATAGAAAATCTAGATTCTAGTTTTACTCCTCATGAAAATTTTCTGAACAGTTCTTCGTTGCAATATTTGTACATGGGAGATAACTCAAAAAAGCTGTCATATAAtcgatatttattttattacacaaGAAACTTGAAGATTTTAGACATGACAGGactacaatttatttttttatctccCAACAAAATTGGGCAAAAATTGTTTCGATTATTTAAGCCTCTTACGCGACTGGAAGAATTGGTGttgaaaagaacatttttatcaaCGTTTCCAGAAACTATTTTCCGCGTCATGCCAAAATTAACAAAACTGTCCTTACAAGAGTGTCGCTTCACcgaaacaaacttaaaaaagtTATTCGCTTTAGCATCATTAAACATTCTATTACTGGACAAGAACTTGATAACCGGCATCAATGAGACGAATATTCCAATCAAAATTAAACAGATGAGTTTGAAAGGTAATCCCTTTATTTGTACTTGTGACCTTGTTTTCTTCAGGAAATGGATCGAAAACAACGCTGAACGCCTATTGGGATGGCcaaatgattatacatgtaatttgccaCAAGAATGGAAAAGGAAGAATCTTGCTGATTTTCATCTGAGTTATCTTTCCTGCCACCCCATTAATCCATACATCATCATGGCTAtttccattttctttgcagTCATTGTCATTGCCACAGTATCTTGTATTATATACAAGAAACGCTGGCACATCAAGTATTACCTGTACCTCTTGCGCGCTAAAAAACGTGGCTATGAAGTTCTTGGAGGTGATGATTTTGCCTATGATGTATTCGTAGCTTATAACTCGGACGACAGAATCTGGGTCATTTCAGAAATGATACCCAAATTGGAGAACGAAGAACATCTTAAACTTTGCTTACATGACAGGGATTTTCAGGTTGGGAAACTAATTGTAGACAATATCACTGACGCCATGCACCGAAGTAGAAAGATTCTTATCATCCTTTCCAACAGTTTCGCTCAAAGTCATTGGTGTCGGTTCGAAACCATGATGGCACAGTTACGTTCGATAAATCACGGTGAAAACACGGTGGTGGTTGTCGTTTTGGAAAATATTCTGACCAAAAATATGAATAACTCTCTACACTTGCTTTTGAAATCTACCACATTTATAGAATGGACGAATGAAAGAACAGCAAAGGGGGTATTCTGGGATAGATTGGTTTCTACGTTAAAACCATAGTGTCATGGGTTTATTATGTAAGATTAATTTTACTTAAATGCATAGAAAGTCGTATTGGTTAGGAATCGGTTCgcaaatgaaaatgatatacaCTAGTTTTCACAACTACTGAAAGTATCTTGCTTCTGGCACAGTgcaatgtatttgttatatttgtatatatgcGCTTAACggggccgagtacagaacgagtacgcacgctttcgcgcagcgtttcatttgtattgtgacgtcatctttttgctttgttgacgccatggcgtgatagtttcaactgcagatattcagcgaaatttgttgaaaatagctcgtttgatgcataaaattgaaattgttttgtgGAATacacataaatgtctcgaaatataagctatatttgggctcgggtcgaaaacgtgcaGAAGGTTCaacaagcctagccctctgtcacgttttcttaacccgcatAAATAGGCTATagattaattcatatatttcaagacagtaaccatatattttatattaatgacccttaatatgtgatgttatttatttatttattacttaaatatgtctgaatgttttaataatactataaagatcaccatttccgcctttgtcaaataaaaaatagccataaTCCGACAactctgggaaattgggcatacaaaaaacaactttgataagacccctggaacaaaccaggatgtaaaagttgtttttttttttaccatttgatgccttttagcaataggTTTTATATgcagaacagaaaaagaaatccctagggcagaagttttaaaaaaatgtaaaaaatgtgcaaaattgatacatttcaagcaaaatcccatcgggtcctatgttaaaaatgaacaaacttttaaaTGACCCCCTAAaaaaacggtgtggtaaatgtcttatttttcaatcttaaaataataattatatcagtagaaattcatgtaaaaaatatcatgcaaaaatctagggcagaacaaattagacccggcctcgttaaaaagGTTTGCTTAAAgacaatgtttataaaattgctCAGGTTTTCTCAACGAGCAAAGAATATTgctttttcatgcatttcagtactttgattttttaatgcattcaaTCAATGAATAACTTAACTGCTTTCAAATGTTTACTTACAAATAAAGGTATGAGGTTAACAATACCAGCACATATATAGGGTGCTATTTAATAAGATAACTGTGAAAATAGCTGGTTTAAGCATGATGCATAATTAATGTATTATTACAttgtaacttaaaaatttaataaagtttATAAATCAACATTCCTATTGctttatatcttttacaatACCTTGTTTAAGGAAGAACagttaaagattttatttatgaCCAAACCGAAACACTGATACGCTGAGGAAGAATTGCAACACAAAAATTATTCAACCTGACCATTATTAGTACATCAGGAAACAAAAGTGCATGCGTGGGCTGTTCCAACATACCAGATGGTCAGTGAAACATATTGTACCCGACATCTACATTGTGCTTACTTGAATAcgatttttatcattttatgaaggTGTTTGTCTTACGCCTATGCGAGTGGGTTCAACATCTTATTTCATTTAGATAGCATGAGCAGCAGCATCTTTAGCCACGGTCTAGAGTTCGCATACCATGTAGCtctgcaaccactattgaaataaaaccactattgaaataaattatttcaatagtggttgggaatgtatttcattagaaaagtcagtttgcaaccactattgaaataaaac from Crassostrea angulata isolate pt1a10 chromosome 7, ASM2561291v2, whole genome shotgun sequence includes:
- the LOC128156208 gene encoding toll-like receptor 6; this translates as MGDNSKKLSYNRYLFYYTRNLKILDMTGLQFIFLSPNKIGQKLFRLFKPLTRLEELVLKRTFLSTFPETIFRVMPKLTKLSLQECRFTETNLKKLFALASLNILLLDKNLITGINETNIPIKIKQMSLKGNPFICTCDLVFFRKWIENNAERLLGWPNDYTCNLPQEWKRKNLADFHLSYLSCHPINPYIIMAISIFFAVIVIATVSCIIYKKRWHIKYYLYLLRAKKRGYEVLGGDDFAYDVFVAYNSDDRIWVISEMIPKLENEEHLKLCLHDRDFQVGKLIVDNITDAMHRSRKILIILSNSFAQSHWCRFETMMAQLRSINHGENTVVVVVLENILTKNMNNSLHLLLKSTTFIEWTNERTAKGVFWDRLVSTLKP